Proteins from a genomic interval of Hyla sarda isolate aHylSar1 unplaced genomic scaffold, aHylSar1.hap1 scaffold_1397, whole genome shotgun sequence:
- the CGREF1 gene encoding cell growth regulator with EF hand domain protein 1, whose product MPAGRVSTMRGPVPVLVRLIPLFFSHGLAAPRSDSRSELSENINISNPFTPGDGQLSILHGYLQEKDPLGENDSQITRETAILRLFVLHDFDKSGLLDGLELMQLLHGVLTKGLQEKPNEDSVIFVVDDVLDKQDVNLDGLLSAQELVNSLSYKEGGMTDSAHIVIPPPMGVAAEEPAAPVDTDLSNTEESEKPELNNHTEDDPNTLQDQTNYPAPPAAETSQEEPDEVINEDVVEEVTSEVEAVEMPGEEEDDKLDDEM is encoded by the exons AGTCTCCACCATGAGGGGTCCGGTTCCGGTTCTGGTTCGGCTGATCCCCTTGTTCTTCAGTCATGGGctcgcagctccccggtcagacagCAG GTCTGAGCTATCGGAAAACATCAACATATCAAACCCATTCACCCCCGGAGACGGACAACTCAG TATTCTACACGGATATCTACAGGAGAAAGATCCATTGGGAGAAAATGATTCTCAGATTACCCGGGAAACAG CCATCTTACGCCTCTTCGTGCTCCATGACTTTGACAAGAGTGGACTCCTGGATGGCTTGGAACTCATGCAGCTTCTTCATGGTGTCCTGACAAAGGGTCTGCAGGAGAAACCCAATGAGGACTCA GTCATTTTCGTGGTCGATGATGTTCTGGATAAACAAGACGTGAACCTGGACGGACTCCTCAGTGCCCAAGAGCTTGTGAACTCCCTCAGCTATAAAGAGGGGGGGATGACGGATTCTGCTCACATTGTGATTCCACCTCCAATGGGGGTCGCAGCTGAGGAGCCCGCTGCTCCCGTGGACACTGACCTCTCTAATACAGAGGAATCTGAGAAACCAGAGCTGAACAACCATACAGAAGACGACCCTAATACACTCCAAGACCAAACTAACTACCCGGCCCCACCGGCTGCCGAAACCAGTCAGGAAGAACCTGATGAGGTTATAAATGAAGATGTGGTGGAGGAGGTCACCAGCGAGGTGGAGGCAGTGGAGATGCCAGGAGAGGAAGAAGACGATAAACTCGATGATGAGATGTAA